The DNA window TTCCGTGGTACAACTCGTCTGGTGGGCGCCGAGGTTCTAAGCCAAGGTCCACATCTACCGAATGACCTTGCGCTGCTCTAATCCGGGAACCATCCTCAGAAAAAGTGAACCGTTTTTTATCGCTGCTTTCCACAAGTTGAACGAGTTCGTCCCGGCTTAGTTTGCGGTTGGCTTTTTTCAGTTTCCGCAGCAGTTCATCAACACGACACCATCCATGCTTATCAAGCTGAAGACCGATCTCCTCAGGTTTGTGCCGAAGCACCAAGCTTAAAAATTTGCTTTCTCTACTCATACCCAATCCGCGAGAGTGCGTTAGTCTTGTTGGTGATTAACACGAACGAAGTCGCCTAGGAATTACATATAAAGCACTCGTTCGGTCCAATCGTAGAACTCATCGATTTTGGCTTGTTCCAGACCTCAATGTAGTAGAAGCATCAGGGCCCAAGACGGAGTTCGCCCGAATGAGGCGGCCCAAACCCGATATCCAACACGGTTTCGAAATGCGGCGGGCGCAGCCAGGCACATCAGACATTGATGCTCGGCCTGAGCCACCTTAAACTTTTAACAACTATAGCAAAGTTGGTATCGCCGCACTGCAGCGTCGCCAAAGCAGGCTGCAAACACAATTGCATCAGCAAAGTTGCGTAGGTTCAGCCTCGAAGATCAATCGAGCGATTTTGGTACGCACGCCATAGACCCAGGCGCTTAATCCGATACTCTGCCAGTTCCGGTGAGGTCCCAAATTGGTTGGCAATGTCTTTGACGATCTTCTCGCCAGGGCTCTTCGTTGTCTTCCTCATCTTCCACTCCTCAGTGGTTACGATGAGCCAACAATACTCTCTTATCAAATCACCCTATTTGGACCCATAGGCGCTGACGTCAAACAGTATTAAGTGTATTTGATGTCGCAAAGTGCAAGATTTAGTTGAGTTTGGGCCGCGGTTTGTACGTCTCACCTTCAACGTCCCCAACGGGAGGAATACGGGTTCAGCATTTGTCGATATAGTGTGGGCTGCTGCCAGTCGCTGCTTTCTCAAGCAACAGCAGCCATGCGCAGATAGCGACCATTGCAAAGTCTGGTTTTGCGAGGCGGATCAACGGATAATTGCGGGTATTTCCCGCCAAAAATCTTAAGTCGGCTTTGCTCAACATAGCTTCACTGATGCGGTAGATTGCGACCCGCTTGAATTTCCTGAACGCGCACGGACCAAGTGGAAACTATATAGGCCAAAATGTCCCAAATATCGTCATCGGTGAGAGCATCACCAAACCCCGGCATGCCGCTTTCAAAGCCTGTGACACCTCGCACAGCCAACGCCGCCTCGCCACCCAGCTGGGTGTATTCGAATAGAAGCTGGTTGTCGTGGTGCCATGTATGCCCGCTCTCGTCGTGAGGCGGCGCAGGTAGAATGCCGTTGTCATCGGGCGTCTGCCAATCCGGCTGCCCTTCGAGATTGGCACCATGGCAAGACGAACATTGTTCGGCGTATAGGTCCTGCCCATTAGCCAAATCTCGGTTGTCCATTTCGTGACCTGCAATTGCACCCGTTGCGAAGCTGAAAAACAGGATGATTAAAAAGTCCCGCCTGTTCATGGGATACCTCAATTCGGTAGGGTCAAAACGCTGGTGAGCGTCGCGGTTGCTGCAAGGACCACCAGAATGATCGCAGCTTCGATTTCAATGGAACGTGCCAAATGGCGGGCAGCCTTGTGGTCTCCTGCCTGCATGGCAGGAACGAATCGCAATTTGTTTGCTGCTGCCAACGCCAGGATCACGCCAACAAGTGCAAGCTTGATCAGCAAGATTTGCCCGTAGCTTGTTGTTGTCAGCGCCCACAGATCGCCCAGCAACATCCAAGCCATCAGTAGCCCCGCCAAGACCAGTGCGGGAACAATCACCGAAGCGGCTTGCCCAAAACGATGCCCCAACATGGCCGCTTTGCTCAGATATTCGGGCCGTTGCGACAGCGTCCGCAATGGACTAAGAATGCCAACCCAAAACGCAACTCCCAGAAGGTGCATGAGCAATAGCAGGCGAACGCCAGTTGTCTCCAGTTCAGGGACATGCCCGATCTGAGCAAAAGACCAAAGA is part of the Falsiruegeria litorea R37 genome and encodes:
- a CDS encoding RNA 2'-phosphotransferase, with the translated sequence MSRESKFLSLVLRHKPEEIGLQLDKHGWCRVDELLRKLKKANRKLSRDELVQLVESSDKKRFTFSEDGSRIRAAQGHSVDVDLGLEPRRPPDELYHGTASANLDAIFSDGLNPGRRRQVHLSTDPETAVRVGQRHGKPVVLRVEAKRMFGNGFEFFCADNGVWLTDKVPASYLGFGQTG
- a CDS encoding c-type cytochrome; translation: MNRRDFLIILFFSFATGAIAGHEMDNRDLANGQDLYAEQCSSCHGANLEGQPDWQTPDDNGILPAPPHDESGHTWHHDNQLLFEYTQLGGEAALAVRGVTGFESGMPGFGDALTDDDIWDILAYIVSTWSVRVQEIQAGRNLPHQ
- a CDS encoding CopD family protein, yielding MPDIWGIGAILSKLMLYVGFGGATGLLIIRTAFTHLLSPLSDRMRVQIVLLAVLSFAASVLGFMLRGGALTGGADGMTDPEMLGLLWRTPVGDVLVYRITGAALIIGGVFIPLVGQWIALAGGLLALWSFAQIGHVPELETTGVRLLLLMHLLGVAFWVGILSPLRTLSQRPEYLSKAAMLGHRFGQAASVIVPALVLAGLLMAWMLLGDLWALTTTSYGQILLIKLALVGVILALAAANKLRFVPAMQAGDHKAARHLARSIEIEAAIILVVLAATATLTSVLTLPN